The Dyadobacter sp. 676 DNA window AGCGTGCGAAGCTGCCGTCCTCGACCATGACCGAATTGATATCACCCGAAGCGATACCCCGCTGCACACCCGGATATTTCGGGTTGTTATGCGGATTGGCCTCCGTGTAGCGGTTGCGGTACCACTCCTCCGACTGGTTAAACCCTACGCCGCCATAATCCACGACACCGTTGGTAATGTAGAACCGCGTGAGGTTCAACACATCGTTTCCGACAGACCCGGTGAACAGCGCATTGACGGAGAAATTCTTCCAGGTAATGTCATGGCTCCATCCAAATGTAAAATCCGGTGTGGATTTGCCCAGCACCACCCTGTCGTCGGCTGTAATGATACCGTCGCCGTTGACATCAGAGTATTTCCAGGCACCGTAAAGCGGAGTTCCCTTAGAGCCGGGCGGGCGCGGGCCTTCGAAAGTCGGAAATATGGGGTTACCATTGGCGTCGAAGTCCGTTTTCTGGCTCAGGCCATCGACCCGGTAGCCGAAGAACTGGCCCACTTCCTGGCCCGGGATCAGAATGCCCGATACGCCGCCAAGAAGGTTACCGTTGATATTCACATAATCCGGCTGGGTGCGGTCGCCGAGGTCGACAAGTGTGTTGACGTTTCTCGAAACGTTCAGGCGCGTCGAGTAGACCACATTCTTTTTCTGCACAATATTTCCCTGGATACTCACTTCGATCCCCCGGTTGCGCATCGTGCCGTAATTATCGATGATCGTACTCACACCCGACTGCGTAGGCACCTTGCGCGGTTGCAGAAGGTCGGAAGTGACTTTGTTATAATAATCGAAACTCAACACGATGCGGTCCTTCACGGCGTTGAAATCCACTCCTACATTGAACTGCTTCGTGCGCTCCCACGAGAGGTTCGGGTTGGCGATCGTATTCGGGAATACACCGGTATTGATCACCGCGCCGTCGCCGCCGGGGCCCATTTCGTAGAAACCCGCACTATAAAGCGAGAGCGACGAATAAGGGGCAATCGCCTGGCTGCCCGTTTCGCCGTAGGAAGCGCGGAATTTCGTGTTGGTCACGAAGGTCACACCTTTCATAAACTCTTCCTGGTCGAGGTTCCACGCCAGCGCGACAGCCGGGAAGATCCCGTACTTTTTATTCGCGGCAAATGCCGACGCTCCGTCCGCGCGGACCGATGCATTCAGGACATACCGGCCTTTGAATGTGTAATTCGCTCGCAGGAAGCCCGATTGCAGGATGCGCTTTTCCTTGAACGAACCGATTACCTGCGACTGCGCGCTGCCAATGTTGTCAACCCCGAAAAACGGCACATCGAATCCCGACGAGTTGGTGTTGAGGAATTCAACAGTCTGGTCGTTATATTCCACACCCAGGGTCGTATTGAGGTAATGGTTCTTCCGGAAGGTCTTTTCGTATTGCAGATAGGAATTGAAGTTATAGCTATATGTATTGGCCGTGTTGTTGCTGCCTTTTCCCTTAACCTGGTTTCCTTCGGCTGTCGATGGCGGCAGGAACACCTTCCGCCGCGTGAGGTTCTGGTTTCCGGCGAGGCTTACCACAAGTTGCAGACCATTAGCGATCTTGAAATAGTTTTCGATATTGAGAATAGAGTAATCGCTCTGGGTGAGGTCCGTCTTGGCCGTCAGCTCGTTGTAAGGATTGGAAAAATAATAGCCCTGATAGTTCGGGATACCGAGGCTGTTGTTGCCCAGATAGTCGATCGCGAGCGTAGGCGCCGCACGCAGGCCGTCCATGAGCCCGCCCGAGCTCGGCCATGCGCGTGAGGCGGTGACGGCCCGGTTGGTTTTCTGGCGGGTAAAGGAAAGCTGGCCCTTGACCGTATACCAATTGTTGATCTCGTTATTGACATTCACCCGCAGGCTCGCCCTGTCATTGTCCGAATTGATGATCGTTCCCTTGTCTTTCAGATAATTACCGGAAATATAGTATGACGATTTCGGGCTTCCTCCCGACAGGCTCAGCGTAATATCCTGCCGGAAACTCGGCTGGGTGATAGCGTCGACCCAGTCGGTGTTGGTCATCGTGCTGTCGAGGTTTTCGAATGGCGGATTGCGGTCAGTAACCCGGAAACTTTCATTGATTACCTCCGCGTACTGGCGGGAGTTCATCATCCTGATCGGGTTCGCGACGCGGCCGAAGGACGTCTTGTTGACCAGCTCCACCCGGCCTTCCCCCCTTCTCCCCGACTTGGTCGTAATCAGGATTACCCCGTTGGCCCCCCGTGACCCGTAAATGGCCGTTGCGGAGGCGTCTTTGAGGATTTCCATACTTTCGATGTCGTTCGGGTTGATGCCGTACAGGCCATTCTGCGTATACGAGCCATAGAAGTTGGTGCCCGCCTCGCGGTAAGGCGGCATCGGAAAGCCGTCGATTACATAGAGCGGTTCATTGTTGCCGCTCAAAGAGTTGTTACCACGGATCCGCACCACGGCCGCGGCACCCGGCTCACCCGAGCTCTCCACCACCTGCACCCCTGTTGCACGGCCCTGAATGGCCTGGTCGATCGTGTTGATGACGGCCGATTTATATTCCTGTGCGGCTACCCTGGAAGTAGAGCTGGCGAGGTCGCGCTTGCTTTGCGCGCCATAACCTACCACCACCACTTCTTTCAAAGCCTTGGCCTCGGGGACGAGCTGGGTATCATAGTTCGTCATGCCGGTGATGGGCACTTCCTTGGTCGTGAACCCCACAAAACTGTACACGAGAATACCTCCTTTCGCGGGCACTTTCATCTGAAACGACCCGTCCGGCTCTGTAATGGCCTGTATCTGAGTCCCCTTCACCAAAACCGCCACACCGGGCATTCCCGCGCCCTTTTCATCTCTCACCACACCCTTGATAGTACGGGCGTCGGGACCGGCATCCGTAGTACCGCCGGGTGCAGGTTTTTGCGCGGCAGCCGAATCCGCCGTCTGGGCTGCATTCTGAGCGGGCTGGGCTGCATTCGCATTGCCCGTTTGTGCAGGGGTAGCGGTTGTGCTATCCGGTTTGGCGGGTTGCCCGGCGGCAGAATTGCCGGTTGCATTGCCTGTATTGTTCAAAGAATCTTTTTGAGGAGCTGGTTTGATCAGCGGATCGAAGTTCTGCGTGGGTTTCACCAAAGGCGAAGAGGAGGATTTGGAAGCAGAATCGGTGGTATTTTGAGGTTTCGGGAGGGTGTCGGTCGCCGGTTTGGCGGGTGCCGGGTCGGTTTTCGGTGCCGGGCGGGTTGTTGTGTCCGGCCTGGTCTTTCGGGTTGAATCCGGCCCGACCTGCTGTGCGGTACTTCGCGATATCGGACCTGAAAACAGCAGCAGAAAGAAACCGATCCTCAGGAAAATGAGCGGGACCGAACAGGGTACGGGCTCACTGACTCGTTGAGTTTTTCTCATATCATTCCTTGGCTAAGTGACGGGACCGTGTCCCGGAAAAAATTGTTTTTTGCCAGACTCAGACAAAAACCATACCGCTTTGCCTGCCCGATAGCTAAAAAGTAGTTGAAACCCTTACTTTGTTCTACAACAAGGAGGCGAATTACATTTACACAACTAACCGTTATTGATATATGATTCACCACGCGCGCCAGCCCGTCGGCAACCGACCGGAAAGGCCGAATGCCAGCTTGATCGTAATTTTTCAAATATCCGTCAATCGCGTCCTATTATTTTTGGAAACATCATGCTTACGATTACATTTGTCAAAACGCCCATCGGGGGCGGGTTTGAATTTTGCCAAGTTTAAAGGAGTGTCATAAACCAACTTCGACCATGCGCCAGGAACAACTGCTAACTGCCGACTACATTGAGTCTCAGATCGGAAACGTAATCGAATACTATATCCGTTGGGAATTTGAGGAGGACCCTTTTTACGGTAAAGCCAGGATCAAAGGGTTAGTGGAAGATGAGGCAGGCGGGTTGAAGATCATCTGCGACGTCATAGAGGGAAGCGACCTCGAAATGGCTTATGAGCAGGAAGAAGTTTTTATGTATTCCGAACATCATCCGATTTACACCGGCCAGCTCCCCGAGATTTACTCGGCCAACTGGGTGAATACCGACGGCAAAAAGAAAAAACAGATCTTCATCGCCCCTCCCAACGAAAACGCCAGAGACTTCGCCATCTCACAAACCAACAGCAAGGTGGTGGTTAAGAGGATATACTAGGGGAATTTGAATGATTGAATGATTGAATGATTGAATGATTGAATGAGTGAATGAATATTTAGTCATGAAAGTCGGGAGAAGTCATGACATAGAAGGATTGAACAAAACAACATTTGACCATACCTGACTTTTTTCATTCACTCATCCAATTCCTTGTTCCACGCCGGCTTATTCACTCATTCACTCATTCAAAATTAGGCCGCTCTCATTAGTTCTTCACAATTTTCTTCGTCAGCACGCGGTCGCTGAACTCGGCTTTTACGATGTACAGGCCGGCCGGGAATCTGGTCAGGTCGAAGTTGTAGACGTTCGAGGCTACCTCGCCGGTAATCACGGTTTCCGCTACTTTTTGTCCTGTCACATTGTAAATAGAAACCGATTCCAATTGCTCCGGATGCGGATAGAACTGAACGGACACCTGGCCGTTCGTCGGATTCGGCGTGACGAGGAAGCCGGCTTCTTTCAGATTAGGATTCACGGTGACGGTCCTGATATTGATATCGTCGAGATAGATGTCGTTCTCATTGCCATTCGTGTTCAGGAATGCGACGAGTATTTCACCCTGCCCGATGAAGCTTCCGATATTGATCTCTTCACGCCGCCATTCGTTTACGCCGGGTGTGAACGCCGTGCGCGTCGCGGCGCTGCGGGTAATGAGGCTCGATCCCCATTTTTTGTAGACACTTGTGTAAGTCTGTCCGCAATCTGTACTAATAAGCACCTGCAATGTATCCCACACATTACCCTGCGCCGAGGTATTGGTATAGGTCGCCGCCGCCACCTGGAACGACACGAAGGCGGAATCGACACCGGCGATATTCACCGTAGGCGAACGCAGGTAGTCGCGCTGCCCCACCACCTGATTACCGAAATTACCGATTTTGACGGATGCGCTACCCGTTTTCGCCGCGGAAGTCGTTTTCTCCCAGGTCGAACCGCCGTCTTCATTGACGATGTCCCAGCCCTGCGGCGGGAAGAGGCCTTCGAAACCCTCGCGCACCGGTGCGGCAAAAGGTTCGTAGTAAATGAAATCGAGGCTCAGCGCATCGTTGGAAGTATCCTCGTCGGCCGCGCCGTTGGGATGGGATGTATAAATGCTCAGGACATGGTTGCCTTCGTCAGTTGTGAGAACCGGCAATGTTACGGTTGCTTCCTCATAAGTTGCAAGCGAGCCGGTCCATTTGTAATCCTGCACGGTTCCGTTATCGATCACCGCGTGGATGGTGACGGACGTCAGCGTTTCGCTGCCCCGGTTAGCCAGCGTGACCTGCGGGGTAACCGAATTCGAGCAAATACGCTGCGCGGGCCGGCGGATCGCTTTCAGGGAAGCGTCCTCTTTCTTCACATCGACCGGCACGCAGCCGTTGGAATTGGCCAATAGCGCACGGTAGGTATTGAATGCAGCTTCCATTCTGGCCACCTGCATTTTGGTAAACATAAGCAGGCAGGCATCCGGCGTGTAATCCATGTAATTCTGATACATAATGCCCGGCGCGACAGTCGTACAACGGTCGGTGACGATGCCGCTCTGGCAGGTTGTGGTACTGTTGCTCTGGTTGGGCGTATCGTCCACTTCGTCGGTTCCCGTGCAGGCGCCGTTGTCATCGCCCCAGATATGGTAAAGGTTAAAATAATGCCCCAACTCGTGCGTCAGTGTTTTGCCCTGATTGAAACCGGCCACACTACCGCCTGGCAGCGAAGCATAATCCACCGCTACACCTTGCTCGTCTTTTACGCCGTCGTCGGGAAATGTGGCATAACCCAGCGTACTGCCCGAAAGGTCACAGATCCAGATATTCAGGTATTTATCGGTGTCCCAGGCATCTGCCCCGCCCGATTCGGCATGCTTGACCTGGTTGGTGGTATAGTCGAACGAATTGCGGGTAGTGTTATAGCGGACGATTCCCGTCGAAGGCGCGTCATCGGGTGTGCGTTGCGCCAGACAGAACTGAATGCCCGTTTGCCCAAACAAGGACCGAAAA harbors:
- a CDS encoding TonB-dependent receptor, which translates into the protein MRKTQRVSEPVPCSVPLIFLRIGFFLLLFSGPISRSTAQQVGPDSTRKTRPDTTTRPAPKTDPAPAKPATDTLPKPQNTTDSASKSSSSPLVKPTQNFDPLIKPAPQKDSLNNTGNATGNSAAGQPAKPDSTTATPAQTGNANAAQPAQNAAQTADSAAAQKPAPGGTTDAGPDARTIKGVVRDEKGAGMPGVAVLVKGTQIQAITEPDGSFQMKVPAKGGILVYSFVGFTTKEVPITGMTNYDTQLVPEAKALKEVVVVGYGAQSKRDLASSTSRVAAQEYKSAVINTIDQAIQGRATGVQVVESSGEPGAAAVVRIRGNNSLSGNNEPLYVIDGFPMPPYREAGTNFYGSYTQNGLYGINPNDIESMEILKDASATAIYGSRGANGVILITTKSGRRGEGRVELVNKTSFGRVANPIRMMNSRQYAEVINESFRVTDRNPPFENLDSTMTNTDWVDAITQPSFRQDITLSLSGGSPKSSYYISGNYLKDKGTIINSDNDRASLRVNVNNEINNWYTVKGQLSFTRQKTNRAVTASRAWPSSGGLMDGLRAAPTLAIDYLGNNSLGIPNYQGYYFSNPYNELTAKTDLTQSDYSILNIENYFKIANGLQLVVSLAGNQNLTRRKVFLPPSTAEGNQVKGKGSNNTANTYSYNFNSYLQYEKTFRKNHYLNTTLGVEYNDQTVEFLNTNSSGFDVPFFGVDNIGSAQSQVIGSFKEKRILQSGFLRANYTFKGRYVLNASVRADGASAFAANKKYGIFPAVALAWNLDQEEFMKGVTFVTNTKFRASYGETGSQAIAPYSSLSLYSAGFYEMGPGGDGAVINTGVFPNTIANPNLSWERTKQFNVGVDFNAVKDRIVLSFDYYNKVTSDLLQPRKVPTQSGVSTIIDNYGTMRNRGIEVSIQGNIVQKKNVVYSTRLNVSRNVNTLVDLGDRTQPDYVNINGNLLGGVSGILIPGQEVGQFFGYRVDGLSQKTDFDANGNPIFPTFEGPRPPGSKGTPLYGAWKYSDVNGDGIITADDRVVLGKSTPDFTFGWSHDITWKNFSVNALFTGSVGNDVLNLTRFYITNGVVDYGGVGFNQSEEWYRNRYTEANPHNNPKYPGVQRGIASGDINSVMVEDGSFARLKMLTVSYTFPKLGPIQNPRLFVTGTNLWTWTKYSGFDPEVSSYGQSLLQQGIDYGAYPAQRSYTIGFSCNF
- a CDS encoding M43 family zinc metalloprotease yields the protein MELLHKRFTDQPSLKLMFDQRELRLKQIIRERVASGKTLRTTGPVTIPVVFHVVLNRQSMVTDAQIMAQLDTINKDYAGTNAGAEKIPAHFRSLFGQTGIQFCLAQRTPDDAPSTGIVRYNTTRNSFDYTTNQVKHAESGGADAWDTDKYLNIWICDLSGSTLGYATFPDDGVKDEQGVAVDYASLPGGSVAGFNQGKTLTHELGHYFNLYHIWGDDNGACTGTDEVDDTPNQSNSTTTCQSGIVTDRCTTVAPGIMYQNYMDYTPDACLLMFTKMQVARMEAAFNTYRALLANSNGCVPVDVKKEDASLKAIRRPAQRICSNSVTPQVTLANRGSETLTSVTIHAVIDNGTVQDYKWTGSLATYEEATVTLPVLTTDEGNHVLSIYTSHPNGAADEDTSNDALSLDFIYYEPFAAPVREGFEGLFPPQGWDIVNEDGGSTWEKTTSAAKTGSASVKIGNFGNQVVGQRDYLRSPTVNIAGVDSAFVSFQVAAATYTNTSAQGNVWDTLQVLISTDCGQTYTSVYKKWGSSLITRSAATRTAFTPGVNEWRREEINIGSFIGQGEILVAFLNTNGNENDIYLDDINIRTVTVNPNLKEAGFLVTPNPTNGQVSVQFYPHPEQLESVSIYNVTGQKVAETVITGEVASNVYNFDLTRFPAGLYIVKAEFSDRVLTKKIVKN